In a genomic window of Nocardia fluminea:
- a CDS encoding TetR family transcriptional regulator encodes MARKGDGDPARKITETTLSLLESEGYDAVQLRRVARIAQVSLTTVYKLYPTRDELVLAAVAQWMATNTYTRLDPPGVDESLADVLKRVTRYVFEPWERHPRMLAAYSRARSGPGGQRLDAQGFAAVLPAVGTMFASLDEEYAADLALVLTNMVYALLGRFANGDLEITEILPALERAIGRLTQNNAPFAAAAERTAGADATPFEWVSGFSSPYTPGAEADGP; translated from the coding sequence GTGGCTAGAAAGGGCGATGGTGATCCCGCGCGCAAGATCACCGAAACCACCCTGTCGTTGCTCGAATCGGAAGGGTACGACGCGGTTCAGCTGCGCCGGGTGGCTCGCATCGCCCAGGTCTCACTGACCACGGTCTACAAGCTGTACCCCACCCGCGACGAACTCGTCCTCGCCGCTGTCGCGCAGTGGATGGCCACGAACACCTACACCCGGCTCGACCCGCCGGGGGTCGACGAGTCGCTCGCCGATGTGCTGAAGCGAGTGACCCGCTACGTGTTCGAGCCGTGGGAGCGTCACCCCCGGATGCTGGCAGCCTATTCGCGCGCTCGGTCCGGTCCGGGCGGGCAGCGACTCGACGCACAGGGTTTCGCCGCGGTGTTGCCCGCGGTGGGCACGATGTTCGCCAGCCTCGACGAGGAATACGCCGCCGATCTCGCGCTCGTGCTGACCAATATGGTCTACGCCCTGCTGGGACGTTTCGCGAACGGTGACCTCGAGATCACCGAGATCCTGCCCGCGCTCGAACGCGCCATCGGCCGGCTGACCCAGAACAACGCTCCCTTCGCCGCGGCCGCCGAGCGGACCGCCGGTGCCGATGCGACGCCGTTCGAGTGGGTGTCCGGTTTCAGTTCGCCCTACACCCCCGGCGCCGAAGCCGACGGGCCGTAA
- a CDS encoding glycoside hydrolase family 76 protein: MDRLNQEFSRRSVLCAAGAAIALTAVAQPSQAGTITRRYSADIGPGERADLAEQAIVRRHVHSLLGLPDYRLGVLAWPADLAERSMLGRWCYWWQAHLLDCAIDAAHRTRTPDRIDRVVALARGIRVRNVTGWTNRYYDDMGWLALALERAERLLDVRFGNAIGSLRDALLDGWNPDVGAVPWRDGDDFYNTPAIGPTGLAFARLGELSRAVQLADFLHTRLRDTDSGLIYDGVHEPGGRLDRTLHTYCQGVTIGLEAELAQRTGESVHRARAAALIAAVEHRLTDEGVIIAAAGNDSGLFMGIFARFLAEAALSLDNTTAAAIVHASARAAWENRVDVNGLPLFGADWTRPVTVPEHPGTFLQLADASAASSVNLSRDLSVQLSAWMLLEADYRLTAAGH, encoded by the coding sequence ATGGATCGCCTGAACCAGGAGTTCAGCCGGCGCAGTGTGCTGTGTGCCGCGGGGGCGGCGATCGCGCTGACGGCGGTGGCGCAGCCGTCTCAGGCAGGGACGATCACCCGCAGATACTCGGCCGACATCGGTCCGGGGGAGCGGGCGGACCTGGCCGAACAGGCGATCGTGCGGCGGCACGTGCACTCGCTGCTCGGGCTGCCCGACTATCGCCTCGGAGTGCTTGCCTGGCCCGCGGATCTGGCGGAGCGGTCGATGCTCGGCAGATGGTGTTACTGGTGGCAAGCGCACCTGCTCGACTGTGCGATCGACGCCGCGCACCGAACCCGCACTCCCGACCGTATCGATCGGGTCGTCGCCCTCGCACGCGGGATCCGGGTCCGCAATGTCACCGGGTGGACCAACCGGTACTACGACGACATGGGTTGGTTGGCGCTGGCACTCGAGCGTGCCGAGCGGCTGCTCGACGTGCGGTTCGGCAACGCGATCGGGAGTCTGCGCGATGCCTTGCTCGACGGCTGGAATCCGGACGTGGGCGCGGTGCCGTGGCGCGACGGTGACGACTTCTACAACACGCCCGCGATCGGCCCGACCGGCCTCGCGTTCGCGCGCCTCGGCGAGCTTTCCCGCGCCGTCCAGCTGGCCGACTTCCTGCACACCCGATTGCGCGACACCGACAGCGGCCTGATCTACGACGGGGTCCACGAGCCCGGCGGGCGGCTGGATCGCACCCTCCACACCTACTGTCAGGGGGTGACCATCGGGCTGGAAGCCGAATTGGCGCAGCGCACAGGCGAATCGGTGCATCGTGCCCGTGCGGCAGCGCTGATCGCCGCGGTCGAGCACCGGCTCACCGACGAGGGCGTGATCATCGCCGCCGCCGGAAACGATTCCGGGCTGTTCATGGGAATCTTCGCGCGCTTTCTCGCCGAAGCCGCACTGTCGCTGGACAACACGACCGCGGCGGCGATCGTGCACGCGTCCGCGCGGGCGGCGTGGGAGAACCGGGTGGACGTGAACGGACTGCCCCTGTTCGGCGCGGATTGGACTCGCCCGGTGACGGTGCCCGAACATCCGGGGACCTTTCTCCAGCTCGCCGACGCGTCCGCCGCGTCCTCGGTGAACCTGAGCCGGGATCTGTCGGTGCAGCTGAGCGCATGGATGCTGCTCGAAGCGGATTACCGGCTCACCGCCGCCGGTCATTGA
- the legP gene encoding Dot/Icm T4SS effector Zinc-dependent metalloprotease LegP, which yields MIIDDTVRHAIDLDATGEFRSGPEAGSAPVGSVAHGVRELRYAAVDDLAIFEGDIVLGTVEELDARRGQEGAAISGAVFRWPDAVVPVEVDPALPAPRRVFDAIAHWHARTRIRFVPRTGAHGDFVRFVPSTSSRSPVGRQGGRQTIELAAAAPVGTVIHEMGHALGLWHEQSREDRANFIAVRLDRVDPAHRHNFDQHITDGDDVGGYDFGSIMHYPATAFSITGQATILARVPVPPGVTMGQRSALSAGDVNAAHTIYP from the coding sequence ATGATCATCGACGACACCGTTCGGCATGCCATCGACCTCGACGCCACCGGCGAATTCCGTTCCGGTCCGGAGGCGGGCTCCGCACCGGTCGGCAGCGTGGCGCACGGGGTGCGCGAACTGCGCTACGCGGCGGTCGACGATCTCGCGATCTTCGAGGGCGACATCGTGCTCGGCACCGTCGAGGAACTCGACGCCCGTCGCGGGCAGGAAGGCGCGGCGATCTCCGGTGCGGTATTCCGCTGGCCTGATGCCGTGGTCCCCGTCGAGGTCGACCCGGCTCTGCCCGCGCCGCGGCGAGTGTTCGACGCGATCGCGCACTGGCACGCACGCACCAGGATCCGGTTCGTCCCGCGTACCGGCGCCCATGGCGACTTCGTCCGGTTCGTGCCGAGTACATCGAGCCGTTCACCGGTAGGGCGGCAAGGTGGGCGGCAGACGATCGAACTCGCCGCCGCCGCGCCCGTGGGCACCGTGATCCACGAGATGGGGCACGCGCTCGGACTCTGGCACGAACAGAGCAGGGAAGACCGGGCCAACTTCATCGCGGTACGGCTGGACCGGGTCGACCCGGCCCACCGGCACAACTTCGATCAGCACATCACCGACGGCGACGACGTCGGCGGCTACGACTTCGGCTCGATCATGCACTACCCCGCTACAGCGTTCAGCATCACCGGGCAGGCGACGATCCTCGCGCGCGTGCCCGTGCCGCCCGGCGTGACGATGGGGCAGCGCTCCGCGCTGTCGGCCGGCGATGTGAACGCCGCCCACACGATCTATCCGTGA